A window of Eubalaena glacialis isolate mEubGla1 chromosome 11, mEubGla1.1.hap2.+ XY, whole genome shotgun sequence genomic DNA:
TCCCGGTTCCCAGGCCCCGTGCCAACCCGAAGCCCTCTAGAGCCTGGGCCCCTGACAGGCTGCTGCTGGCGCCGCTCACCCTGGGGCACGTGCACGATGCCCACGGTCACTCCGGCCACCGCATCCCCGAGCAGCCAGGGCCGCCAGCGGTAGTGGGGCAGCCAACGCAGCGGGGGCAGCCGCGCCCGCAGCAGGCGCCACGCCCCCGGTCCGGAACAGGCGCGGGCCCGCCGCCTCCAAAGCCGGCGCAGCCGCGACCAGCGGGGCTCCGCCAGTAGCTCGGGCTCCTGCTCTGCGTCCCCGAAGAGCTGCTGAAACCGGGCCTCGGTAAGAGGTTCCCTGAACTTGGCGCCCAGGGGGGACTTAAGGTCGGAGGCCTCTCCCGGACCTGGGCAGGTGCTGGCATCGGGTAGCCCACTCATTTTGCCCTCGGCCACCTCCAACTCCGCCCAGTCTTAAATACCCCTCCGCCCGCGGGCCCCGGGTCCCGCCTCCGCGAAGCAGGGTCCAATCCCGTTCTGGAGGGCGCCCTCTCTTGGGGACCTTCTACAGTCAGGAGCCGGCTGCGCCTTGGGGAGGGGGTGTCTCTACGTTAGGCGTTTCCTCAGACATCCTTGGCCGGATCGCTCGCTCTGCAGCCTGCTATGGGGGGAGGGATGGCTGTGGAAAGGGGTAGGAGCCAGAGAGGTAGGGCAAAAGACAAACGCGCCCCATCACCCAGCACCCACTATTTACCGCTCCTAGGTCTTTTGACTCCCGCCTTCTCGCTCCCGGTTCCTTTCCGCATCTGCACCTTGGGCGAAGACAGACGCTGACTCCTCTAGGGTTACTGGTCATTCCCAGGGCCGCTGCATTGCCCACAAGAAAGTTCAGCGGCGTTCCAACCTCCCTTTCACCCCCAGACCCAAATCCTCATGGGGCGCAGCTTGTTCCCAGAAAGTGTAAGGGGCTCCATTGGCCTCAGCTGTCTCACAAACTATCTAGATGGGAAGCAGCTGCTATTGGATACGGATGGATAGAGAACcgccctgccacacacacacctctctgcTGGGAGTGGCTGGGCCTAAATTCCCAGTTCAGGGCCTCAGGGGGAACACTGAACAGACAGGgaactttgattttatttctcagaAGCCAAAAACACTGAAGCACTGTTTATTACATACCAGTGCGATTCACAAAGTAGGCACTCAACAACACATATGTGGTTAAATTAAGTACAAAAGGGTCACCCACCCACCTCATGTACCCCTGTGGTCCCTAAAGAGATACAAAGGTTCTGAGCTCCAGAATTCTGCTATTtgccccatcccctcctccatTCACAAGAATCCTTAGCACCCCTCCCCAGTCCCTGACCCCAAAGCCCTAGGGGTGGGGTACAGTGAGGGTGGGTCTCCCCTCTTCAATTCCTCCTATTGTTCCCCAGAAGTCTTATCTGGGCTGTACGTCCTGTCCCCTCCACCTTAGAGGTCCCTCCCCCCATTGTGGCCAGAGAGACCTCAGGCCCACAGGGAGACTCCAGCTCctcctcaccctcccaccccagcagTCTATTGTCTGCTGAGGAAGCTCAAGTACACGTGACTGGGCCCAGGGGACGGATGGACACAGTGGACACACCGATGCCCAAGGACCCAGGACAGGGCATCTGGACATGGATCTCTGCACGTTTGGCTCTCTATCCCAGGGGCTGTCCCAGAAGTTGGGAGGGGTGAAGACCCCTTTGGGCTCTCCACTCTTGGGTCTGTGGCTTGAAGAAGAATCCCTTCCTGCTCAGTATGGATATGCCTTACAACCTCCCAGACAGCAAAAATAAGGATACCCAGAGCCAGAAGGGGCCACAGCCCCCAGCATCCTCTCCACCTCCCCATGTTCCCTCAGCTGAACATGGTGGCCCCAGAAAGAAAGGTACATTGGGCATTCGGTGCTTTAGAATCTGGGTGTTGGGGGGAATGGTGGGAAGTCACCCCACAGTGGGCTTTCCAGTGGGGTCTAGAACAGAGAccagaggggagggaaagagggactgGGTAAAGGGGAGGATACGTCAAGGTTCTAGGGTTTTCCAGTAGCCCTAAGGTCCAGGTCTAGACTGAGAGATGCTGCAACTGCAGGTGAGGGACAAAGATAATTACATCTTTTATCTTACATCCCGCACCCTTCTCCTTTCACCAGACCCCTCCTCAAATGACTGATTTGAGGGGCCAGCTGATCTCTTCCATACCCCTTTACCCCACTTACCCCTACttcagcttccccttccctctgccaAGACAGCAGCTTTAGTGATATAACAAAACCTTTAttctcaaaaaacagaaaaaacaaaatcaaaaacaaaaccaatagttTCTGTCTGGCCCTTGCCCCAGCCCTCCTACCCACCCACATATCCTCCTTTTGGGGGGACCTGTGATGCATGCATAGGGGTGGGGGCTGAAAGAACCTGTGTTCCTTGAGCAGAAAGAAGTCTTTCTGAGTCTAGGTTCCCTTCTCCAAGTTGACACTCCCAGCCTTGCCCACCCTCCAGATACACCAAGAGGGAGGAATTCTGGGGCGCTGCCAGAAGGATTGCCCTGAAGTTCCTGGGGGAACAGAGTGGCTGAGTCAGCACCACCCCATGGCCTTCACCAGTTACAGCTCATCTTCATCCAGCTTGGCAAGTCTGGCTTGGCAGGGAGGGGTGTTTGGAATTGGTGGAACTGGAGGAGAGTCATGAGGAACCTGGGGGATGTCACTGGAGGCCTGAAGAGAGACTCAAGTCAGAGGATCAAAAAAGTTCAGGAATCCACCCTCACTCCTCTCTTGTCAGTGTAAGCCCCTAGTCAAGCCACCCCCTCTTGCCAGACATCTTAGATTATCTGAGACCATCAGCTTCTCCCAGGGTTAAACTGGAGTGGGGGAGGGCAAGAGATGGGAGGTAGGAAGGGGCAGACAAAAGGAAGGTGGTGGAAGAAAGGAATGATACGGGGGAAGGAGGTTTGGGGATCCTGGAACAAGAGAGGACCTCCCCATTCTGCCCTTACAACCAGGGAACTCCATTCCTCATACCTGTGTGTCCAGGGACAGGGGGACTCTGGCCACCTGCCCTTTGGGAAACAGcagcagggagggaagagagccattgatgggtgtgtgtgtgctgacCTGGGCCCGATCTCCAGGCCGAATTCTCCCGGGGCTCCCCACCCCAGGACCTCCTGGCCGTCCCAGGCTGTTGGTCTGGCTCTCCCGTCTCTGGTACTCAATGGGTGACTGCAGTGCTGGGGCAAACAAAGGGACAGAAGGAGGGTTACAGCAGAGACACGCCCTTTCCCAGGGGCTCTGCTCTCAAGGACTGTCGGCCAATGTAAGTCGCTTGAGGCTTTAGGGGATTCTGAGTTACTAAATCTTGAGCTAGTAGTGGAAAAGTGAGGATGAGGGATGGGGAGAAgctggggtgagggcagggaTTGGAGACTGGGCGGTAAGGGATTCAGGAGATCCAAGGATCAAGGGAGGATgtcggggagggagggtgagagcttcaccattgagaaagtcCCGCTGGCTTTCCAGGATCTGAGCCACTTGTTTGATCCAGGCCTGACTGACCGCAGGGTCTGCAGTCTGCAGGACATAGCGCTGGATCCCACCCTCTGGCCCTCTGGAGGTCAGTGCAAAGCGGCAAGGGTCGCCTTGGAGGTTCCCCTCCAGTCCCAGGCAGCTCACCTGGATTGGCAAATAAGAGGTAGCCCCCAAATTCTTCAGGCCCTCTCCGGTTCCTGTCCCCTCCAACAAATCCAAGAGGATCTGAGAGGCCTCCATCCTCTCAGAGGCCTCCCCTATCCCAGTCAGACCTCTCCCTTGGGACACCCTCCCCACCTTGATGCTGCTTTTGTACACATATCCAGGCTGCGTTCCACCTCTCACTCCTCCTCCCAGGGCCTCGCTGAAGATGATGATTTGCTCAAAGAGGAAGACACGTCTCTCTCGACCTCGAGAAGAGAGCAGCCCCCCAGCCTCGGGCTCTGTGACCCAGAATGTGTCCTGGCCCAAGAGCTTCCCCTGAGCAGTCAATTTGCCCTGAAACCAAAGGAGAGTGGCTTTTGAGAAAAACAATAAGAGAAAAGGGGCAACTCtctgctcctccctccttcccctgatGCTCCCAACCAACCATCTCCTGTCAGCCCCAGGAGAGCACAGTTCCCTGTAAGGATCTCCTGAGTGCTCAGCCTGGGGCAGAAGAGCATTACTCCATCCCTGTACCTCAAACCCCCGCAGTCTCCCCAGGGTCATCATGTCATTACAGCGCTTGGGTACGAAGCACATGACCTCCACAGCTTGCTGGGACACAAGTGAAAAGAAGAGCACTGTCATCATTGGGAAAGAGGCGTCGTCAGACCATGTTTCTATCGCCAACCAGCCTTCCCCTTCACCAcccatggagctggaggaacccaGGAGACTAAGAAGATGAGATGTGCGTGGTGTGTCCTATGAGATCTGGGAGTACTCACCTCCAGCTCTTCAGTATCCATCCCAGCTCTACTATAATACTTGAGAAAATCCTAAGACACAGAGAAGAAATGCTCAGGGAGGTTATGAGAACATCCTCAAAAGCCCTCACATCCTCCCCTGAGGACACAGGTGAGGGCCCCCCGGAAGTCTGGGTAGGGAGCCTTAGGAACCCTGGGGAGACGAATGAGGAAAAGGCCATCCCAACcagctgtgcccccagggaaCAGGTGGCCCTGACCTTGAGCAGCAGCTGGTATTTCATGATCCTCTGCACTGGTTTGATGAGGAGGTCGTTGAGCTGCAGGCGGTGCCCCAGCTGCTGCCGGAGCTCCTGGGGACAGGAACAGAAGGGGTGGCTTTGCAGCCTGGAAAGCCTGCTCATGCTGATGATTCTGTCCCCCTTTCCCCAAGGTATCTCAGCCACTGACCTCAAAATAGCTGTCCCCAAATTCTGATACCACATGCTCTGACTTGGGCTTATTCTGACAGTACACCACGTACATATGCAGGCGGCGCTCCTAACAGGAGTAAAATTCAAGAAAGAGTAGAGTGAGTGAGGAGAGAGGGCACATCTCCAGAAAGTCCTGACCCACTCCcaagcccctcccctcctgggCCCCACTCTCTCAAGCCTCACATGTTTGATGAATAGCTGAGCCAGCCAATCAGGATCCTTCAAACACCGCTGTAACTCCTGCAGGAAATAGCTGGAGGGGTAGGGAGGGAAAAGGCTGGTCAAATACCCCTACTCCAAGCAACTCAGAGCTGTCTGCCCTGGTAGTGTTCCCCACGAAGTCTCTCCAAACATTCCTCAGGCAACAATGGGCCCGTGGGTAGGATACAGAGACCACCAGACATATGCCCCTCCCCTCGCTCTCAGGGATCCATCACTCACTCTCGATGCCACTCGTAGATTTGCTGGATGTTCCCAAACACAATCCTGTCACGACCTCGAAGATTCTCCGGTACCCCCTGAGCAGCCATGGTGGCCATGTAACCCTGTGGGAAGGTTGGGTGGGAACATGAGTGTGTGGAGCCAGTCCTGGTGGGAACCTCCCCTCCCCAAGAAGTCCAGGATGTAGGGGAGACTGGGAAGGTGGGACAGAGGAGCAACAAGGCATCTCCTAACATTAgccctggggagagggaaagggctgGGCCAGGGCTGGGAAGGGAAAAGGGAGCTACCTCTACAATCTGCCCCAAGTCGTCCACGTacattttctctgtctctacCAGTTCACTCAGGACGTACCTGGGAAGAGAACAGGTTTAGCCACTTCCTCCCTCCTGGATTAGAAGCCCCTTCATTACCACAGCCAACCTCAGGAGAAATTCCAAGTCTCAAATCTAAAATGTGAGAGACAATCCTCTGGAAGTTGTGCGACTGCGGGGGTCAGGGATAGAGAGTGTGTGGACACTTACATACTCCTTTCCAGAGCCTTCTTCTGGTCCTCTTCACTCTCAGGGGCTTGGGACAAAGTCTCCTCTTCAGGTGGCTGTAAGGAAGAACATCCCAGAGTAAGCAAGTGGATGCCTCTTGGGTGAGGGGAGCCACGCCAGACTCATTTCTTCATACCTGAATCTTATCCCCAGGGCCCCCCAACAATGTGGTCAGCAGGGTCAGTTCTGGCAGCTCCTCTCCTGTGGCTAAAGCTGGTTCCAGCATCCAGTTCTGGGGGCCAGAGGTCAAGTCTCAAAGGTCAGGGACAGTAGCTGTGTCTCCCCAGTGACCAGTGGCCCCCCCAACCTGCCCTCTCCCAGCACCCTTCATGGATGTCCTACATGCTTCTCTGGTGCTCCCTCCTCACCTCATATGGTCCAGCCTGGccaccttctgcctcagtttccacactgAGACAATGTTTAGAATGATCCAACCATCTTCTCAGGCCACTGACTGGCCCTGGGGGTCCCGGGGAACAGGGGCCAGAGCTGAGGCCAGAGCTGGGGCCAGAGGGAGCAGCCAGACCCGAGGCAGCTGAAGCCGAGATACTCCCCTCACTGCCAGCAATGGAATAGGATTCtaagggggt
This region includes:
- the ARHGEF25 gene encoding rho guanine nucleotide exchange factor 25 isoform X2, with product MKPPDRPAPGRTDRILGVMGGMLRACALPGQEGHPKRSPLGPGGTEPESNCMEGNQRGEREREVPAWAPLPESYSIAGSEGSISASAASGLAAPSGPSSGLSSGPCSPGPPGPVSGLRRWLDHSKHCLSVETEAEGGQAGPYENWMLEPALATGEELPELTLLTTLLGGPGDKIQPPEEETLSQAPESEEDQKKALERSMYVLSELVETEKMYVDDLGQIVEGYMATMAAQGVPENLRGRDRIVFGNIQQIYEWHRDYFLQELQRCLKDPDWLAQLFIKHERRLHMYVVYCQNKPKSEHVVSEFGDSYFEELRQQLGHRLQLNDLLIKPVQRIMKYQLLLKDFLKYYSRAGMDTEELEQAVEVMCFVPKRCNDMMTLGRLRGFEGKLTAQGKLLGQDTFWVTEPEAGGLLSSRGRERRVFLFEQIIIFSEALGGGVRGGTQPGYVYKSSIKVSCLGLEGNLQGDPCRFALTSRGPEGGIQRYVLQTADPAVSQAWIKQVAQILESQRDFLNALQSPIEYQRRESQTNSLGRPGGPGVGSPGRIRPGDRAQVSTHTPINGSLPSLLLFPKGQVARVPLSLDTQASSDIPQVPHDSPPVPPIPNTPPCQARLAKLDEDEL
- the ARHGEF25 gene encoding rho guanine nucleotide exchange factor 25 isoform X1, with the protein product MKPPDRPAPGRTDRILGVMGGMLRACALPGQEGHPKRSPLGPGGTEPESNCMEGNQRGEREREVPAWAPLPESYSIAGSEGSISASAASGLAAPSGPSSGLSSGPCSPGPPGPVSGLRRWLDHSKHCLSVETEAEGGQAGPYENWMLEPALATGEELPELTLLTTLLGGPGDKIQPPEEETLSQAPESEEDQKKALERSMYVLSELVETEKMYVDDLGQIVEGYMATMAAQGVPENLRGRDRIVFGNIQQIYEWHRDYFLQELQRCLKDPDWLAQLFIKHERRLHMYVVYCQNKPKSEHVVSEFGDSYFEELRQQLGHRLQLNDLLIKPVQRIMKYQLLLKDFLKYYSRAGMDTEELEQAVEVMCFVPKRCNDMMTLGRLRGFEVQGWSNALLPQAEHSGDPYRELCSPGADRRWLVGSIRGRREEQRVAPFLLLFFSKATLLWFQGKLTAQGKLLGQDTFWVTEPEAGGLLSSRGRERRVFLFEQIIIFSEALGGGVRGGTQPGYVYKSSIKVSCLGLEGNLQGDPCRFALTSRGPEGGIQRYVLQTADPAVSQAWIKQVAQILESQRDFLNALQSPIEYQRRESQTNSLGRPGGPGVGSPGRIRPGDRAQVSTHTPINGSLPSLLLFPKGQVARVPLSLDTQASSDIPQVPHDSPPVPPIPNTPPCQARLAKLDEDEL
- the ARHGEF25 gene encoding rho guanine nucleotide exchange factor 25 isoform X3 → MKPPDRPAPGRTDRILGVMGGMLRACALPGQEGHPKRSPLGPGGTEPESNCMEGNQRGEREREVPAWAPLPESYSIAGSEGSISASAASGLAAPSGPSSGLSSGPCSPGPPGPVSGLRRWLDHSKHCLSVETEAEGGQAGPYENWMLEPALATGEELPELTLLTTLLGGPGDKIQPPEEETLSQAPESEEDQKKALERSMYVLSELVETEKMYVDDLGQIVEGYMATMAAQGVPENLRGRDRIVFGNIQQIYEWHRDYFLQELQRCLKDPDWLAQLFIKHERRLHMYVVYCQNKPKSEHVVSEFGDSYFEELRQQLGHRLQLNDLLIKPVQRIMKYQLLLKDFLKYYSRAGMDTEELEQAVEVMCFVPKRCNDMMTLGRLRGFEGKLTAQGKLLGQDTFWVTEPEAGGLLSSRGRERRVFLFEQIIIFSEALGGGVRGGTQPGYVYKSSIKVSCLGLEGNLQGDPCRFALTSRGPEGGIQRYVLQTADPAVSQAWIKQVAQILESQRDFLNALQSPIEYQRRESQTNSLGRPGGPGVGSPGRIRPGDRAQASSDIPQVPHDSPPVPPIPNTPPCQARLAKLDEDEL
- the ARHGEF25 gene encoding rho guanine nucleotide exchange factor 25 isoform X4, with the translated sequence MKPPDRPAPGRTDRILGVMGGMLRACALPGQEGHPKRSPLGPGGTEPESNCMEGNQRGEREREVPAWAPLPESYSIAGSEGSISASAASGLAAPSGPSSGLSSGPCSPGPPGPVSGLRRWLDHSKHCLSVETEAEGGQAGPYEPPEEETLSQAPESEEDQKKALERSMYVLSELVETEKMYVDDLGQIVEGYMATMAAQGVPENLRGRDRIVFGNIQQIYEWHRDYFLQELQRCLKDPDWLAQLFIKHERRLHMYVVYCQNKPKSEHVVSEFGDSYFEELRQQLGHRLQLNDLLIKPVQRIMKYQLLLKDFLKYYSRAGMDTEELEQAVEVMCFVPKRCNDMMTLGRLRGFEGKLTAQGKLLGQDTFWVTEPEAGGLLSSRGRERRVFLFEQIIIFSEALGGGVRGGTQPGYVYKSSIKVSCLGLEGNLQGDPCRFALTSRGPEGGIQRYVLQTADPAVSQAWIKQVAQILESQRDFLNALQSPIEYQRRESQTNSLGRPGGPGVGSPGRIRPGDRAQVSTHTPINGSLPSLLLFPKGQVARVPLSLDTQASSDIPQVPHDSPPVPPIPNTPPCQARLAKLDEDEL
- the ARHGEF25 gene encoding rho guanine nucleotide exchange factor 25 isoform X6, which encodes MEGNQRGEREREVPAWAPLPESYSIAGSEGSISASAASGLAAPSGPSSGLSSGPCSPGPPGPVSGLRRWLDHSKHCLSVETEAEGGQAGPYENWMLEPALATGEELPELTLLTTLLGGPGDKIQPPEEETLSQAPESEEDQKKALERSMYVLSELVETEKMYVDDLGQIVEGYMATMAAQGVPENLRGRDRIVFGNIQQIYEWHRDYFLQELQRCLKDPDWLAQLFIKHERRLHMYVVYCQNKPKSEHVVSEFGDSYFEELRQQLGHRLQLNDLLIKPVQRIMKYQLLLKDFLKYYSRAGMDTEELEQAVEVMCFVPKRCNDMMTLGRLRGFEGKLTAQGKLLGQDTFWVTEPEAGGLLSSRGRERRVFLFEQIIIFSEALGGGVRGGTQPGYVYKSSIKVSCLGLEGNLQGDPCRFALTSRGPEGGIQRYVLQTADPAVSQAWIKQVAQILESQRDFLNALQSPIEYQRRESQTNSLGRPGGPGVGSPGRIRPGDRAQVSTHTPINGSLPSLLLFPKGQVARVPLSLDTQASSDIPQVPHDSPPVPPIPNTPPCQARLAKLDEDEL
- the ARHGEF25 gene encoding rho guanine nucleotide exchange factor 25 isoform X5; amino-acid sequence: MRGGQKGGRCACPRVIRKVLAKCGCCFARGGRESYSIAGSEGSISASAASGLAAPSGPSSGLSSGPCSPGPPGPVSGLRRWLDHSKHCLSVETEAEGGQAGPYENWMLEPALATGEELPELTLLTTLLGGPGDKIQPPEEETLSQAPESEEDQKKALERSMYVLSELVETEKMYVDDLGQIVEGYMATMAAQGVPENLRGRDRIVFGNIQQIYEWHRDYFLQELQRCLKDPDWLAQLFIKHERRLHMYVVYCQNKPKSEHVVSEFGDSYFEELRQQLGHRLQLNDLLIKPVQRIMKYQLLLKDFLKYYSRAGMDTEELEQAVEVMCFVPKRCNDMMTLGRLRGFEGKLTAQGKLLGQDTFWVTEPEAGGLLSSRGRERRVFLFEQIIIFSEALGGGVRGGTQPGYVYKSSIKVSCLGLEGNLQGDPCRFALTSRGPEGGIQRYVLQTADPAVSQAWIKQVAQILESQRDFLNALQSPIEYQRRESQTNSLGRPGGPGVGSPGRIRPGDRAQVSTHTPINGSLPSLLLFPKGQVARVPLSLDTQASSDIPQVPHDSPPVPPIPNTPPCQARLAKLDEDEL